TTTAGTTAAATTTTATATTCCATTTTTATTTTTAGTATTAATTATCACTTCTGGTTTCCTGATAAGAAATATTTATTATTTCAAGACTCCGATGTGTGGACTCCCAATACCATTTATAGATGAGGAATGCGAAAAAGATCTGCCAAAGTTTGACAAAAGTTTTCCACAAAGAACCGAAGAAATAGGAACAGAAACTAATGTTTTAAAAATGGGTTTGATTAATTATCTATCATTTGCTTATGGTTACATATGGGTTGTTGTCTTTGGTTTCTGTGGCGGTATTTTATTAATTTTAGCAAAAAAAGAAAAAAGCGATATTATTTTACTTCTTGTTTTATTGGGAACAGCCCCTCTTTTATTCCAAAAAATATATCAAAGAGCAGAGGATACGGCAAGATATCTTCTTATGCTTGTTCCATTAGTTTCTCTTCTTGCTTCTAGGTATTTCTCGGAAATATATTTCTATATGAGAAAGTCTGATACGATTTTGGTAATAGTTACTTTAATTGTCATTCTAATTCCCATTTTCTCTAGGGAATTTAATATCAAATTGTATTTTGTCTATTTGGGTGTTTTTGGAATAATATTGTATTTTGGATATTCATCAAAAAATATAAGAGATTATGCAAGTTTAAGCATCTTCCTATTTATAATTCTATTCAGTTTCATCCATCTCAAACAGAAAAACGATATTATGTTTCAGGTAAAACAATTCTCCCCAATGTATTTCAAAGCTTGTGAGTGGATAAAGGAAAATACACCAAAAGACTCTGTGATAATGACAATATGGTCTAATAGGGCGATCTATAATTGTCAAAGAAATGTTATGGGAAATATCCCTGACATATCTCTTAGTACAGATGTCAACTACACATTAAACAAAGCTAAGGAATTTGGAGTTACGCATATATTCCTCCATAAATTTAGTCTAAGCAATGAGCCAATGGCAGAAAAATACACGGTGGAATTTGCAAGTTTTCTTGAATCCCACCCAGAACACTTTGTAAATATTTTTGAGAATGGCCCCAAGTTGGATGAATGTTTGCAAATGGGTGGATGCGATGGAAATATTGTTTATGAGGTTAGGTATTAGCTCTGATTAAAGATTCCCACCACCATTTATTATTTATATACCATTCAATTGTTCTTTCTAAACCATCATCAAAATTAATTTTAGGTTTCCAGCCCATTTTTCTAATTTTTTGACAGTTTAATGAATATCTGAAATCATGTCCAGGTCTATCTTCAACAAACTTTATCAAACTTTCAGGTTTATTTAAAATTTTAAGTATTTTTTTTACAATCTCGATGTTAGTTTTTTTAAAACCAGAAGCTATATTATAAATTTCGCCATTTTTTCCATTTTTGGAAACAAAATCTATGGCTTCACAATTATCATCAACAAACAACCAGTCCCTCACATTTTTTCCATCACCATATATTGGCATTGGTTTATTTTTGATCGCATTTATGATCATAACTGGTATTAATTTTTCTGGAAACTGAAAGGGACCATAATTGTTTGAACTCCTTGTGATTACTATCGGGAGATTGTAAGTCTTATAATAAGATAAACATATTAAATCAGATCCGGCCTTGCTGGCTGAATAAGGAGAAGAGGGGTCTAGTCTATCAGATTCCTTAAAGGATCCTTTTTTTTTGGATCCATAAACTTCATCTGTCGAAATTTGAACATATTTTTCTAAATTTTTTATTCTTCTAGCAACCTCCAACAATGTATTAGTCCCAACAATATTTGTTTTAACAAAAATCTCCGGATTATTTATAGATCTATCAACATGTGTTTCTGCAGCAAAATTAAAAATGTAATCGCAATTCTTAGAAACCCTTTCTACTAATTTTTTATCACAAATATCACCTTTAAAAAATTTTATTTTTTTTCTAACATCAATTAAGTTATTCATATTTCCAGCATATGTCAATTTGTCAAGTACCAGTATTTCTATTTTAGGGTACTTATTTATTAGATATCTAACAAAATTAGAGCCTATAAATCCAGCCCCCCCTGTAACGAGAACTCTTTTCATAATATCTCTAGAAAAAAATGGAAAAAATAAAATAAAAAGTTAATCGATAATTTAAAGTTTATTCAATCTTTAAAAAATTGAATAACCTTACCAAAAATTAAAAAAGAAATGTTTTAACTTTTAAAATTAAGAAATATTCAAATAAGTGGAATGGTTTAAATGAGGGGTTTAATATTACTTGGGGGTAAGGGGACAAGACTAAGGCCTTTGACATATACTGGTCAAAAACAACTTCTCAAAATCGCTAATAAACCTATGTGTGTTTTTGCAATAGAAAGTTTAAAGAAAGCTGGCATTGAAGAAATAGGTTTAATAGTCGGCCACACAAAGGAAAGAATAGAAAATACCAAAAATGTTTTGGGTGATGGCTCAAAATGGGGAGTTAAATTTACATACATAGAACAAGATGAACCTCGAGGACTTGCCCATGCTGTGAGTATATCAAAGGATTTTTTGGGAAATGAACCATTTATTGTATTTCTTGGTGATAATTTACTACAAGGCGGGATTAATAAATTTGTAAAAGATTTTGAAAATTCCAATCTAGATGCAAAAATACTTTTGACTAAACATAAAAATCCGAGTAGATTTGGAGTTGCTGAATTTGATAAAAATGGGGAACTTATTGGTCTCGTTGAAAAACCAGAAAAACCTCCATCTGACTATGTAATAATAGGAATATATTTTTTCAGAAGTTCGGTGTTTGATTTTATAAACAAATTAAAACCTTCCAAAAGAGGAGAATTGGAGATAACAGATACTTTGGACATGATGATCAAAGATAAAAACACAAAAGTTGGTTTTGATTTTGTTGAAGGTTGGTGGAAGGATACTGGTAGACCAGAAGATATATTGGAAGCTAACCATCTAGTTCTTTCAGATATCAAAGGTGAAATAAAAGGTGTTATTGAAGATGGAGTAAAAATAATTGGTGAAGTTGTAATTGGAAACGGTACAATAGTAAAGAAAGGTAGTACAATAAAAGGTCCAGTAATTATAGGAGAGAATTGTATTGTTGGACCAAAAACCTACATAGGACCCTATACATCATTGGGGGATAAAGTCGAAATAAAAAACACCGAAATAGAATCCTCAATTGTTCTGGACGAATGCAAAATTAAAAGTAAAAAAAGAATAATA
The Candidatus Aenigmatarchaeota archaeon genome window above contains:
- a CDS encoding glycosyltransferase family 39 protein — protein: MSKELTLEIKKVEILFLLIILSVVFYLDFRTTLKTPINFGDEGFHTRIAQWIAQEKDYFAWSPLGGKKPIDGFDRPPLWNLTEAAFFFIFGFNEIIAKILPPLIAFFTGILIYLMVKQLYNKETAFLASIISVTVPSFVTYSVLLYTDVLFTFYFSLFVFSLMVFMKKNDKKYLLISCIFAGFSILTKLPGISSLTILSVIFLYDLFSKKTKLIDLVKFYIPFLFLVLIITSGFLIRNIYYFKTPMCGLPIPFIDEECEKDLPKFDKSFPQRTEEIGTETNVLKMGLINYLSFAYGYIWVVVFGFCGGILLILAKKEKSDIILLLVLLGTAPLLFQKIYQRAEDTARYLLMLVPLVSLLASRYFSEIYFYMRKSDTILVIVTLIVILIPIFSREFNIKLYFVYLGVFGIILYFGYSSKNIRDYASLSIFLFIILFSFIHLKQKNDIMFQVKQFSPMYFKACEWIKENTPKDSVIMTIWSNRAIYNCQRNVMGNIPDISLSTDVNYTLNKAKEFGVTHIFLHKFSLSNEPMAEKYTVEFASFLESHPEHFVNIFENGPKLDECLQMGGCDGNIVYEVRY
- the rfbB gene encoding dTDP-glucose 4,6-dehydratase, producing the protein MKRVLVTGGAGFIGSNFVRYLINKYPKIEILVLDKLTYAGNMNNLIDVRKKIKFFKGDICDKKLVERVSKNCDYIFNFAAETHVDRSINNPEIFVKTNIVGTNTLLEVARRIKNLEKYVQISTDEVYGSKKKGSFKESDRLDPSSPYSASKAGSDLICLSYYKTYNLPIVITRSSNNYGPFQFPEKLIPVMIINAIKNKPMPIYGDGKNVRDWLFVDDNCEAIDFVSKNGKNGEIYNIASGFKKTNIEIVKKILKILNKPESLIKFVEDRPGHDFRYSLNCQKIRKMGWKPKINFDDGLERTIEWYINNKWWWESLIRANT
- a CDS encoding glucose-1-phosphate thymidylyltransferase translates to MRGLILLGGKGTRLRPLTYTGQKQLLKIANKPMCVFAIESLKKAGIEEIGLIVGHTKERIENTKNVLGDGSKWGVKFTYIEQDEPRGLAHAVSISKDFLGNEPFIVFLGDNLLQGGINKFVKDFENSNLDAKILLTKHKNPSRFGVAEFDKNGELIGLVEKPEKPPSDYVIIGIYFFRSSVFDFINKLKPSKRGELEITDTLDMMIKDKNTKVGFDFVEGWWKDTGRPEDILEANHLVLSDIKGEIKGVIEDGVKIIGEVVIGNGTIVKKGSTIKGPVIIGENCIVGPKTYIGPYTSLGDKVEIKNTEIESSIVLDECKIKSKKRIIDSLIGEMSIIEDDGLIPKGIKLVVGDNSKISL